In a single window of the Solea solea chromosome 14, fSolSol10.1, whole genome shotgun sequence genome:
- the LOC131473060 gene encoding inositol-trisphosphate 3-kinase B-like has translation MGHSAVSQKDVEIYEFILSFVPLTLVSPGNFQLSERGEVLKLYSEGEAKCLDCLMRDPLRPFVPQYHGIITRGEQRYMRLEDLLKGLKRPVIMDCKMGVRTYQEEELVKAQIKATLRSDMYQKMVKIDPAALSEEEHAQSGVTKWRYLQWRDTTTSTSTLGFRIEGIMMEDGSVQHDLRKTRTLAQVTQALLYFTRSQMDILKAYHSRLVALNDTLMNSPFFRTHEVIGSSLLFVHDHSSSKANVWMIDFGKTTPVYETFKLRHNIPWTEGSREDGYLIGLSSLITSLSQGISMASCEQEDSGREEKSVT, from the exons ATGGG TCACAGTGCTGTTTCACAGAAGGATGTGGAAATATATGAATTCATTTTATCCTTCGTCCCTTTGACGCTGGTGTCACCAGGCAACTTCCAGCTGAGTGAGAGAGGGGAGGTGCTGAAATTGTACAGTGAAGGGGAGGCAAAGTGCTTGGACTGCCTGATGAGAGATCCGCTGAGACCCTTTGTCCCGCAGTACCACGGCATCATCACCAGGGGGGAGCAGCGCTACATGCGTCTGGAGGACTTGCTGAAGGGTCTGAAGAGGCCTGTTATCATGGACTGCAAGATGGGAGTCAG GACATACCAGGAGGAGGAACTTGTCAAAGCTCAGATTAAAGCCACCCTGCGAAGTGACATGTaccagaaaatggtgaaaatagaCCCGGCCGCTCTGTCTGAAGAAGAACACGCACAAAGTGGTGTGACCAAGTGGCGCTACCTCCAGTGGAGGGATACAACCACTTCTACATCCACACTAGGCTTCAGGATTGAGGGCATCATG ATGGAGGATGGCAGTGTCCAACATGACCTCAGAAAGACTCGGACTTTAGCTCAAGTCACACAGGCTTTGCTCTACTTCACCAGGAGCCAGATGGACATCCTG AAAGCATATCACTCCAGACTAGTGGCCCTGAATGACACGCTGATGAATTCTCCATTTTTCAGAACGCATGAG GTGATTGGCAGCTCACTTCTCTTTGTCCAcgaccacagcagcagcaaggcGAATGTGTGGATGATAGACTTTGGGAAGACGACCCCCGTGTATGAGACGTTCAAACTCCGACACAACATTCCATGGACTGAGGGGAGCAGGGAGGATGGCTACCTGATTGGTCTGAGTTCCCTCATCACGTCTCTGAGTCAGGGTATCAGTATGGCCTCCTGTGAGCAGGAGGACAGTGGTAGAGAGGAGAAGAGTGTTACTTGA
- the nxf1a gene encoding nuclear RNA export factor 1 isoform X1: MDRRGIWFQRCFRNLVVTRKVNDDQGDFMARRDVRSTDIMVPREHDDRTGPQFRNRKGRSYNRGGMHDRTRRDRQRGGHSSDFGGPGPRSRLDDNDGDVTMSDSNTQDGSQYRSHPYRPPHRKGDVRFRDRRPGKGGGGRGGGGFRDRGGGGGSGGGGKNQSGWSKVTIPHGRKYDKKWLLTALQNICSVTFTPVQFHVDHDRAHFYLDDAPAAIALRKCSHKITDSDGYKVEVHVNPHAPPAFLASDLKSEHLEHLKQCMGKRFDASQQSLDLNNIRTDPDLVSQKIEVTLNRKTHMEAVISVIAGHIPELACLNLSNNRIHKLEELAELVTKVPNLKVLNLSHNELKSDRELDKLKGLKLVELWLNRNPLCSYFKDQALYISAVRQRFPRLLKLDGQDLPPPIGFDVETPTTIPPCKGSCFGSEEIKAPILGFLQQYYSIYDSGDRQPLLDAYHDGASLSLTTPYSTQNPSRSSLGEYHKDTRNLKRIKDTTMRFRLLKHTRLNVVAFLNELPKTQHDIASFTIDVNTCTNTLLSFTVSGVFKEVAVDGKSRDSTMAFSRVFVTVPAGGSGLCIVNDQIFIRMATTEEIRRAFVAPAPTPSSSPVPTLTAPQQEMLTAFSQKSGMNLEWSQKCLQDNEWDFNRAAQIFTQLKTEGQIPDVAFIK; encoded by the exons ATGGATAGACGCGGGATTTGGTTCCAGAGATGCTTCCGCAACCTGGTGGTGACACGTAAGGTGAATGACG ACCAAGGAGATTTTATGGCGAGAAGAGATGTCAGAAGCACTGATATCATGGTCCCACGAG AGCACGATGACAGAACCGGACCACAGTTTCGCAACCGAAAGGGCAGAAGCTATAACAGAGGTGGTATGCATGACCGCACTCGCAGAGACCGCCAGCGAGGAGGTCACTCCAGTGACTTTGGTGGTCCTGGACCACGGTCCAGGCTTGACGACAATGATGGAGATGTAACGATGAGTGATAGTAACACTCAGGATGGCTCCCAGTACAGATC ACACCCATATCGCCCACCTCATCGGAAAGGAGATGTGCGATTTAGAGACAGGCGTCCGGGaaaaggaggaggtggaagaggaggtggtggcTTCAGAGACAGAGGTGGAGGGGGcggcagtggaggaggaggaaaaaaccaGTCGGGCTGGTCTAAAGTTACA ATACCACATGGAAGGAAATATGACAAGAAATGGTTACTGACAGCTCTTCAGAACATCTGTTCAGTTACCTTTACACCTGTACAG TTCCATGTTGACCACGATAGGGCTCATTTCTATTTGGATGATGCCCCTGCTGCCATTGCTTTACGTAAATGTTCTCACAAGATCACAGACTCGGATGGTTACAAG GTGGAGGTTCACGTCAACCCACATGCTCCACCAGCCTTCCTTGCATCTGACTTGAAGTCTGAACATTTGGAGCACCTAAAG CAATGCATGGGAAAACGCTTTGATGCCTCCCAACAGTCGCTTGACTTAAACAACATCCGGACAGACCCAG ACCTGGTGTCCCAAAAAATTGAAGTCACCTTGAATCGGAAGACTCACATGGAAGCTGTCATATCGGTTATTGCAGGACACATTCCAGAG ctgGCCTGCTTAAACCTGAGCAACAACCGCATTCACAAACTGGAGGAACTTGCTGAATTGGTCACAAAGGTGCCTAATCTGAAAGTTCTTAACCTCTCCCACAATGAG CTAAAGTCAGACCGAGAGCTGGACAAGTTGAAAGGCCTGAAACTGGTGGAGCTGTGGCTAAACAGGAACCCACTGTGTAGCTACTTCAAGGACCAGGCTTTATACATCAG TGCTGTGCGGCAGAGGTTTCCCCGGCTTCTGAAACTG gatgGTCAAGATCTACCCCCACCTATTGGATTTGATGTAGAAACACCAACCACAATTCCTCCTTGCAAG GGCAGCTGTTTTGGATCTGAAGAAATCAAGGCTCCCATTCTTGGCTTCTTGCAACA gtactacagtatatatgacTCTGGTGACAGGCAGCCTCTTCTGGATGCTTACCATGACGGAGCATCGTTATCCCTTACAACGCCTTACTCTACCCAGAACCCCTCCAG GAGCAGTCTGGGAGAGTATCACAAAGACACTCGAAACCTGAAAAGGATCAAAGACACCA CGATGAGATTTCGATTGCTGAAGCACACACGACTGAATGTGGTGGCTTTCCTCAACGAGTTGCCCAAAACGCAGCATGACATCGCCTCCTTTACTATCGATGTAAACACCTGCACA AACACGCTACTGTCATTCACAGTGAGTGGTGTCTTCAaagaag TTGCTGTTGATGGTAAATCCCGAGACTCCACCATGGCCTTTTCTCGGGTTTTTGTCACAGTCCCAGCAGGGGGTTCTGG TTTGTGCATCGTGAACGACCAGATTTTCATCCGCATGGCCACAACAGAGGAGATCCGCCGTGCCTTTGTGGCTCCTGCCCCAACTCCATCTTCTAGCCCTGTACCCACTCTCACTGCACCACAGCAGGAGATGCTGACTGCCTTCTCACAGAAGTCTGGCATGAACCTGGAATGGTCCCAAAA ATGTTTGCAAGATAATGAATGGGATTTCAACCGAGCTGCGCAAATCTTCACTCAATTAAAG aCTGAAGGCCAGATCCCTGATGTGGCGTTCATCAAATGA
- the nxf1a gene encoding nuclear RNA export factor 1 isoform X2, producing MADGGHHYNEHDDRTGPQFRNRKGRSYNRGGMHDRTRRDRQRGGHSSDFGGPGPRSRLDDNDGDVTMSDSNTQDGSQYRSHPYRPPHRKGDVRFRDRRPGKGGGGRGGGGFRDRGGGGGSGGGGKNQSGWSKVTIPHGRKYDKKWLLTALQNICSVTFTPVQFHVDHDRAHFYLDDAPAAIALRKCSHKITDSDGYKVEVHVNPHAPPAFLASDLKSEHLEHLKQCMGKRFDASQQSLDLNNIRTDPDLVSQKIEVTLNRKTHMEAVISVIAGHIPELACLNLSNNRIHKLEELAELVTKVPNLKVLNLSHNELKSDRELDKLKGLKLVELWLNRNPLCSYFKDQALYISAVRQRFPRLLKLDGQDLPPPIGFDVETPTTIPPCKGSCFGSEEIKAPILGFLQQYYSIYDSGDRQPLLDAYHDGASLSLTTPYSTQNPSRSSLGEYHKDTRNLKRIKDTTMRFRLLKHTRLNVVAFLNELPKTQHDIASFTIDVNTCTNTLLSFTVSGVFKEVAVDGKSRDSTMAFSRVFVTVPAGGSGLCIVNDQIFIRMATTEEIRRAFVAPAPTPSSSPVPTLTAPQQEMLTAFSQKSGMNLEWSQKCLQDNEWDFNRAAQIFTQLKTEGQIPDVAFIK from the exons ATGGCGGATGGTGGGCATCACTACAACG AGCACGATGACAGAACCGGACCACAGTTTCGCAACCGAAAGGGCAGAAGCTATAACAGAGGTGGTATGCATGACCGCACTCGCAGAGACCGCCAGCGAGGAGGTCACTCCAGTGACTTTGGTGGTCCTGGACCACGGTCCAGGCTTGACGACAATGATGGAGATGTAACGATGAGTGATAGTAACACTCAGGATGGCTCCCAGTACAGATC ACACCCATATCGCCCACCTCATCGGAAAGGAGATGTGCGATTTAGAGACAGGCGTCCGGGaaaaggaggaggtggaagaggaggtggtggcTTCAGAGACAGAGGTGGAGGGGGcggcagtggaggaggaggaaaaaaccaGTCGGGCTGGTCTAAAGTTACA ATACCACATGGAAGGAAATATGACAAGAAATGGTTACTGACAGCTCTTCAGAACATCTGTTCAGTTACCTTTACACCTGTACAG TTCCATGTTGACCACGATAGGGCTCATTTCTATTTGGATGATGCCCCTGCTGCCATTGCTTTACGTAAATGTTCTCACAAGATCACAGACTCGGATGGTTACAAG GTGGAGGTTCACGTCAACCCACATGCTCCACCAGCCTTCCTTGCATCTGACTTGAAGTCTGAACATTTGGAGCACCTAAAG CAATGCATGGGAAAACGCTTTGATGCCTCCCAACAGTCGCTTGACTTAAACAACATCCGGACAGACCCAG ACCTGGTGTCCCAAAAAATTGAAGTCACCTTGAATCGGAAGACTCACATGGAAGCTGTCATATCGGTTATTGCAGGACACATTCCAGAG ctgGCCTGCTTAAACCTGAGCAACAACCGCATTCACAAACTGGAGGAACTTGCTGAATTGGTCACAAAGGTGCCTAATCTGAAAGTTCTTAACCTCTCCCACAATGAG CTAAAGTCAGACCGAGAGCTGGACAAGTTGAAAGGCCTGAAACTGGTGGAGCTGTGGCTAAACAGGAACCCACTGTGTAGCTACTTCAAGGACCAGGCTTTATACATCAG TGCTGTGCGGCAGAGGTTTCCCCGGCTTCTGAAACTG gatgGTCAAGATCTACCCCCACCTATTGGATTTGATGTAGAAACACCAACCACAATTCCTCCTTGCAAG GGCAGCTGTTTTGGATCTGAAGAAATCAAGGCTCCCATTCTTGGCTTCTTGCAACA gtactacagtatatatgacTCTGGTGACAGGCAGCCTCTTCTGGATGCTTACCATGACGGAGCATCGTTATCCCTTACAACGCCTTACTCTACCCAGAACCCCTCCAG GAGCAGTCTGGGAGAGTATCACAAAGACACTCGAAACCTGAAAAGGATCAAAGACACCA CGATGAGATTTCGATTGCTGAAGCACACACGACTGAATGTGGTGGCTTTCCTCAACGAGTTGCCCAAAACGCAGCATGACATCGCCTCCTTTACTATCGATGTAAACACCTGCACA AACACGCTACTGTCATTCACAGTGAGTGGTGTCTTCAaagaag TTGCTGTTGATGGTAAATCCCGAGACTCCACCATGGCCTTTTCTCGGGTTTTTGTCACAGTCCCAGCAGGGGGTTCTGG TTTGTGCATCGTGAACGACCAGATTTTCATCCGCATGGCCACAACAGAGGAGATCCGCCGTGCCTTTGTGGCTCCTGCCCCAACTCCATCTTCTAGCCCTGTACCCACTCTCACTGCACCACAGCAGGAGATGCTGACTGCCTTCTCACAGAAGTCTGGCATGAACCTGGAATGGTCCCAAAA ATGTTTGCAAGATAATGAATGGGATTTCAACCGAGCTGCGCAAATCTTCACTCAATTAAAG aCTGAAGGCCAGATCCCTGATGTGGCGTTCATCAAATGA